In Callospermophilus lateralis isolate mCalLat2 chromosome 4, mCalLat2.hap1, whole genome shotgun sequence, one genomic interval encodes:
- the Kcna6 gene encoding potassium voltage-gated channel subfamily A member 6 gives MRSEKSLTLAAPGEVRGPEGEQQDAGDFPEAAGGGGCCSSERLVINISGLRFETQLRTLSLFPDTLLGDPGRRVRFFDPLRNEYFFDRNRPSFDAILYYYQSGGRLRRPVNVPLDIFMEEIRFYQLGDEALAAFREDEGCLPEGGEDEKPLPSQPFQRQVWLLFEYPESSGPARGIAIVSVLVILISIVIFCLETLPQFRADGRSGSNDGGVNRVSPVSRGSQEEEEEEDDSYTFHPGITSGGMGTGGSSSLSTLGGSFFTDPFFLVETLCIVWFTFELLVRFSACPSKPAFFRNIMNIIDLVAIFPYFITLGTELVQQQEQQPASGGGGQNGQQAMSLAILRVIRLVRVFRIFKLSRHSKGLQILGKTLQASMRELGLLIFFLFIGVILFSSAVYFAEADDDDSLFPSIPDAFWWAVVTMTTVGYGDMYPMTVGGKIVGSLCAIAGVLTIALPVPVIVSNFNYFYHRETEQEEQGQYTHVTCGQPTPDLKATDNGLGKPDFSEAPRERRPSYLPTPHRAFAEKRMLTEV, from the coding sequence ATGAGATCGGAGAAATCCCTTACGCTGGCGGCGCCGGGGGAGGTCCGTGGGCCGGAGGGGGAGCAACAGGATGCCGGAGACTTCCCGGAGGCCGCTGGCGGCGGGGGCTGCTGTAGTAGCGAGCGGCTGGTGATCAATATCTCCGGGCTGCGCTTTGAGACACAGCTGCGCACCCTGTCGCTATTTCCTGACACGCTGCTTGGGGACCCCGGCCGCCGAGTCCGCTTCTTTGACCCACTGAGGAATGAATACTTCTTCGACCGCAACCGGCCCAGCTTCGATGCCATCCTGTACTACTACCAGTCGGGGGGCCGCCTGCGGAGGCCAGTCAACGTGCCCCTCGACATCTTCATGGAGGAGATTCGCTTCTATCAACTGGGGGATGAAGCCTTGGCGGCCTTCCGGGAGGATGAGGGCTGTCTGCCCGAAGGTGGAGAGGACGAGAAGCCGCTACCCTCCCAGCCCTTCCAGCGCCAGGTTTGGCTGCTCTTTGAGTATCCTGAGAGCTCCGGGCCCGCCAGGGGCATCGCTATTGTCTCCGTGTTGGTCATTCTCATCTCCATCGTCATCTTTTGCCTGGAGACCTTGCCCCAGTTTCGTGCAGATGGTCGCAGTGGAAGCAATGATGGTGGTGTGAACCGAGTCTCCCCAGTTTCCAGGGGaagtcaggaggaggaggaagaggaagatgaTTCCTATACATTTCACCCCGGCATCACCTCTGGGGGAATGGGGACAGGAGGTTCGTCCTCACTCAGTACTCTTGGGGGCTCCTTCTTCACAGATCCCTTCTTTCTGGTGGAAACTCTCTGCATTGTTTGGTTCACTTTTGAGCTCCTGGTGCGCTTTTCTGCCTGCCCCAGCAAGCCGGCCTTCTTCCGCAACATCATGAACATCattgacttggtggccatcttccCCTACTTCATCACCCTGGGCACTGAATTAGTGCAGCAGCAGGAGCAGCAGCCAGCCAGTGGAGGGGGTGGCCAGAATGGGcagcaggccatgtccctggccaTCCTCAGGGTGATTCGCTTGGTTCGGGTGTTCCGCATCTTCAAGCTCTCCCGCCATTCCAAAGGGCTGCAGATCCTGGGGAAGACCTTGCAGGCCTCCATGAGGGAGCTGGGCCTGCTCATCTTCTTCCTCTTCATTGGAGTCATCCTCTTTTCCAGTGCCGTCTACTTCGCAGAGGCAGATGATGATGATTCACTCTTCCCCAGCATCCCAGATGCCTTCTGGTGGGCAGTGGTTACAATGACCACAGTGGGTTATGGAGACATGTACCCCATGACTGTGGGGGGCAAGATCGTGGGCTCTCTGTGTGCCATCGCTGGGGTCCTCACCATTGCCCTGCCTGTGCCGGTCATTGTTTCCAACTTCAACTACTTCTACCATCGGGAGACAGAGCAGGAGGAGCAAGGCCAGTATACCCACGTCACTTGTGGGCAGCCTACACCAGACCTGAAGGCAACCGACAATGGACTTGGCAAGCCGGACTTCTCTGAGGCCCCCCGGGAACGGAGGCCCAGCTACCTTCCCACTCCACATCGGGCATTTGCAGAGAAAAGGATGCTCACAGAGGTTTGA